A DNA window from Falco naumanni isolate bFalNau1 chromosome Z, bFalNau1.pat, whole genome shotgun sequence contains the following coding sequences:
- the F2RL1 gene encoding proteinase-activated receptor 2: MDGHRGLCLLLLLPLLLCALLAAATPAGSSGTSSSKGRSFAGQKVSNTNNASEELYEVDEFAAKALTGKLTTVFLPMIYIIVFIIGLPSNAMALWVFFFRTKKKHPAVIYMVNLALADLFFVVWFPLKIAYHVNGNNWLFGEGLCKVLVGFFYGNMYSSILFMTCLSVQRYWVVVNPIVHSRKKSEIALGISLAIWILILLGTIPLYLVNQTAYISNLNITTCHDVLPENVLAHDMFSYFLSLALGLFLIPALLTAVAYILMIKTLNASISDISTSKKRKRAIKLIIVVLSMYLICFTPSNVLLVVHYLLLKTYSQSYLYVSYITALCLSTLNSCIDPFIYYYISKDFRDNLKNALLCRSVRTTRRMQVSLSSGRYPRKSNSYSSNSNGTTKSTY; the protein is encoded by the exons ATGGACGGGCACCGcgggctgtgcctgctgctgctgctgccgctgctgctgtgCGCGCTGCTGGCGGCCGCCACTCCCGCAG ggAGTAGTGGAACCAGCAGttcaaaaggaagaagtttTGCTGGCCAGAAGGtttcaaatacaaataatgCCTCTGAAGAGTTATATGAAGTGGATGAATTTGCAGCAAAAGCCCTCACAGGAAAGCTGACTACAGTTTTTCTTCCTATGATCTATATCATTGTTTTTATCATTGGTTTGCCAAGCAATGCCATGGCCCTCTGGGTCTTCTTTTTCCgaacaaagaagaaacatcCAGCTGTGATTTATATGGTTAACTTAGCACTGGCAGACCTCTTTTTTGTTGTCTGGTTCCCACTGAAGATTGCATACCATGTAAATGGCAATAACTGGCTATTCGGCGAAGGTCTCTGCAAAGTACTTGTTGGATTTTTCTATGGAAATATGTACTCTTCCATTCTTTTTATGACGTGTCTCAGTGTGCAACGGTATTGGGTTGTAGTGAACCCCATAGTGcattcaagaaagaaatctgaaattgcCTTGGGCATCTCCCTTGCTATCTGGATACTGATTTTGCTGGGCACTATTCCATTGTATCTTGTTAATCAAACGGCATATATTTCAAATCTTAACATCACTACCTGCCACGATGTGTtgcctgaaaatgttttggctCATGATATGTTCAGTTATTTCCTCTCACTTGCACTTGGACTCTTCTTAATCCCAGCTCTTCTCACTGCTGTTGCTTACATACTAATGATTAAAACTCTGAATGCTTCCATCTCAGATATAAGCACTAGCAAGAAACGAAAAAGAGCAATCAAACTCATTATCGTTGTGCTATCCATGTATCTCATCTGTTTTACACCTAGCAATGTGCTGCTTGTTGTGCATTATTTGCTCCTCAAAACCTACAGCCAGAGCTATCTGTATGTGTCATACATAACTGCACTGTGTCTTTCTACTTTGAACAGTTGCATCGATCCATTCATCTATTACTATATTTCAAAAGACTTCAGAGACAACCTTAAAAATGCTCTTCTTTGCCGAAGTGTGCGAACTACACGGAGGATGCAAGTGTCTCTCTCATCAGGCAGATACCCTAGAAAATCAAATTCATATTCTTCAAACTCAAATGGGACCACTAAATCAACCTACTGA